A single region of the Bos mutus isolate GX-2022 chromosome 17, NWIPB_WYAK_1.1, whole genome shotgun sequence genome encodes:
- the TUG1 gene encoding taurine up-regulated 1, producing LKEALARPPPLPGLVGRRSGRAVDRAIGWRLFLLLWHPALGAQARPPRRAPGGRWRSRRVFLLVRRTRAAAYAFAIRRGVVRVVGGGGQLLRPAPGEAAAAGFGAAGEAGVAGAGLEAWRHPSGPARTQLGGQEGAGGWLVVGFLLCLFLLMPP from the coding sequence CTCAAAGAAGCCCTGGCGCGCCCTCCCCCCCTTCCCGGTCTGGTAGGGCGAAGGAGCGGGCGCGCGGTCGATCGAGCGATCGGTTGGCGGCTCTTTCTCCTGCTCTGGCATCCAGCTCTTGGGGCGCAGGCCCGGCCGCCGCGGCGCGCGCCCGGTGGCCGTTGGCGCTCGCGCCGCGTCTTTCTTCTCGTACGCAGAACTCGGGCGGCGGCCTATGCGTTTGCGATTCGACGAGGAGTCGTCCGGGTTGTTGGCGGCGGCGGGCAGCTGCTCCGCCCCGCTCccggggaggcggcggcggcgggattTGGCGCGGCCGGGGAAGCTGGGGTGGCCGGGGCCGGCCTGGAGGCCTGGCGCCACCCTTCGGGGCCTGCAAGGACCCAGTTGGGGGGGCAGGAGGGAGCCGGGGGATGGTTGGTGGTGGGCTTTCTACTTTGCCTTTTCCTCCTTATGCCGCCTTAG